The following are from one region of the Nicotiana tomentosiformis chromosome 7, ASM39032v3, whole genome shotgun sequence genome:
- the LOC138896127 gene encoding uncharacterized protein — protein MAPYEALYGRRYRSPVAWCESGKARLLGTDLVQDALDKVKLIQDQFRTVQSRHKSYSDRKVRYVAYMVGEMKYVDDLCHVLDFSMVQLDGDFILGRQIRKLWSKDIALVKVQWRGQPVEEATWETEREMQSRYPHLFETPGNFLDPFEDKRLFKRGRM, from the exons atggctccgtatgaggctttgtatgggagacggtatcGATCTCCGGTGGCTTGGTGTGAGTCAggtaaggctaggctattgggtactgacttggttcaggatgctttggataaggttaaattgattcaggatcagtTTCGTACAGTGCAGTCTAGGCATAAGAGTTActccgatcggaaggttcgttatgttgcttacatggttggggagatg aagtatgtcgaCGATCTGtgtcatgttttggatttcagcatggtTCAACTAGATGGTGATTTCATCTTGGGCCGGCAGATTCGAAAGTTgtggtcaaaggatatagctttagtgaaggtgcaatggagaggtcagccagttgaggaggctacttgggagaccgagcgggagatgcaaagcagatatccacacctatttgagactccaggtaatTTTCTAGACCCAtttgaggacaaacgtttgtttaagagggggaggatgtaa